One Candidatus Cloacimonadota bacterium DNA window includes the following coding sequences:
- the greA gene encoding transcription elongation factor GreA: MAQEYITKQGLEELKLRLDHLIQNERPNITKQIAIARQFGDLSENAEYHAAKEKQRFIEREIAKLQQKIATLRIINSDKINKNEVRFGAEVELINLNKNTNVRYKIVGEDETGKEKSISAVRDKSLTGIRKISCNSPIARALLGKKVDEKVMVKVPAGIIRYKIKNIKY; the protein is encoded by the coding sequence ATGGCACAAGAATACATTACAAAACAAGGGCTTGAAGAATTAAAATTAAGATTAGATCATTTAATCCAAAATGAAAGACCGAATATTACAAAGCAAATTGCTATTGCTCGTCAGTTTGGAGATCTTAGTGAAAATGCAGAGTATCATGCCGCAAAGGAAAAACAGCGCTTTATAGAGAGGGAAATTGCAAAACTACAACAAAAAATTGCTACTCTTAGGATTATCAATTCAGATAAAATCAACAAAAATGAAGTTAGATTTGGTGCTGAAGTTGAGTTAATTAACTTAAACAAAAATACAAATGTTAGATACAAAATTGTGGGTGAAGATGAAACAGGAAAAGAAAAAAGTATTAGCGCCGTTAGGGATAAATCACTAACCGGAATTAGAAAAATTTCCTGTAACTCCCCTATTGCCAGGGCATTATTAGGCAAAAAAGTAGACGAAAAAGTAATGGTCAAAGTCCCGGCAGGAATAATTAGGTATAAAATTAAAAATATAAAATATTAG